The sequence below is a genomic window from Candidatus Palauibacter australiensis.
ACCGGGACCTGGGTTCGCCAGCTCTACTGGTTCGGCGTGGCGATGGTCGCGCTGGCCGTGACCTCCCGCTTCTCGCTGCGTTTCCTTGAGTGGCTCGCGCCGTGGGTGTACGGGATCACGGTCCTCCTCCTCGTCCTCGTGTTCTTCGTCGGGACGGGCCCGAACGGGAGCTGGCTCGAACTCGGCCCGGGGCGACTGCAGCCGGCCGAAGTCGCGAAGCTGGGGACGATCCTCATGCTGGCGCGCGCGATGGGAGGCACGCGCGGACCGTACGACCGGCTGCTGGAGCTCTGGAGACCCGGCGTCATCACGCTCGTCCCGTTCGTCCTCGTGCTGCTGCAGCCGGACCTCGGGAGCGCCATGATCTTCGGGGCGCTCTTCCTCGCCGCGCTGTTCTGGAGCGGCGTCCCGTTGCCCAAGATTTTCCTGCTCGCGTCGCCGGGCCTCAGTCTCCTGCTCGGCTTCAACTGGATCGCGTGGGGCCTCGGGTTCCTCGTCGTCGCGGCCTGCCTGTACGTACACCGCCTCTTCATCCTCGAGGCGGTGGGCGTGCTCCTCGCAAACGTCTTCGCGGGCGCGCTCACGCTCCGCATATGGGATTCGCTCGCCGACTATCAGCGGAACCGGCTCCTCGTCTTCCTGGATCCCGAGATCGATCCCCTCGGCGCCGGCTGGCACCTCATCCAGTCGAAGGTCGCCATCGGCTCCGGCGGACTCATCGGCGCCGGCTTCGCCAACGGGCCGCAGAAGCGGCTCGCCTTCCTCCCCGAGCAGCA
It includes:
- a CDS encoding FtsW/RodA/SpoVE family cell cycle protein; this encodes MIDRLRIPGVGDPVLLGLVLFMTGLGIAMIYSAGQVDVQSLATGTWVRQLYWFGVAMVALAVTSRFSLRFLEWLAPWVYGITVLLLVLVFFVGTGPNGSWLELGPGRLQPAEVAKLGTILMLARAMGGTRGPYDRLLELWRPGVITLVPFVLVLLQPDLGSAMIFGALFLAALFWSGVPLPKIFLLASPGLSLLLGFNWIAWGLGFLVVAACLYVHRLFILEAVGVLLANVFAGALTLRIWDSLADYQRNRLLVFLDPEIDPLGAGWHLIQSKVAIGSGGLIGAGFANGPQKRLAFLPEQ